One genomic segment of Alosa sapidissima isolate fAloSap1 chromosome 13, fAloSap1.pri, whole genome shotgun sequence includes these proteins:
- the sec16a gene encoding protein transport protein Sec16A isoform X7 — translation MQPPPRKTPPNAVGGPPPTSGPNAFRRNRPHKHGAAAAAAAAAASASMATAPPTQPMTDPFAFGRQAMPPMASNTPPPSSNHLPMQPPNAAAFTQNSLLLQSAPPSASGVSVFTPQPPPTEQAYFNSREPPAYVSHNSPPDPPQAASPPMQSGPFQPQASQPSPWMYDHGSRPPSVQNYFQPTSDHSQPFPPPPPGPSPHMHQQNMGLPVHFLPQHQNSASFEAQGYLSQPLPQAEAVPYSQPSDTGTLGMFFRSNDVENIETPSGDAQVNGVSHLPHAPEPVQLGAAAGATAGAQFDTVENLECVPNLEVLPNEPLPHPYETGPNLETPDQVPRPARSASVSSCHSNVSHHSGRHQSGVMGTFIQQESARPLDTGASPSAGYFEQIDSAPSGEACAFPTPSPPKPVGVFQSSANSSFEPVRSHSTHPVAQMQPVADRARVVMERSDSITTAVAPTDTLPGNLEQPPDDQETQFLPGSVAVVAGDRGQPGLNRPAPRRLCDSPATTLWAPNNSANLSGNILLAPAAPPLAVSLVTAAPAEVIQPPEDGPLDLQHANRQPAQPPPPPPSENLENPPDHGLLSLAPQVTKDAQQGTQGEGDGFAITERGAHPPSVPMGVAQPAPTLPAAAAQQPPLPRTTSATAIATAMPSAVPAGVPAAVPTPTPEPAPTMPPPAMPPPAAPPGGPAPLPPPYGDPARPPSVAGGVPSYGPPHPQAQPMPGPGGYYGAGYPEYYDGRGQYPVPAYPMHDPRAQPYQQDDPYRRADPRYGRYEAERQPERPSSRSSQYSERSHSSRQGYEEYQAPPPRNAQDEYYAEYYKKQQYDYERSRWYDPNAAYDPRYRGYYDQASYNWYNYNPEAYRRGENYNYNYGQQYLNSSKREGYDDPWRYYPGYDTSFEEDYRRQRDPYGDEFDRRSVGSERSSHSVHSHSSRAQSRRNSFSSHSQQSQVYRSQPDLVAATYDPTMSGLPLDYSSYSQYPTQQDTQQYTDTNSWPSIEQPPPRPLTPEKYSVPHRCARFGAAGQLIIVQPNMPSAGQPALIEVHNMETLMQDSPEQTELRAFPGPLIKEETHKVDVIKFAQNKAMECMRSDNLIDKYSACLIWEFITLMCRQNGTVVGTDIADLLLREHRSVWLPGKSPNEANLIDFTNEALEQPEEAEQGALSLISDTFMSVPENIGKETERFRELLLFGRKKDALESAMKNGLWGHALLLASKMDSRTHARVMTRFANSLPINDPLQTVYQLMSGRMPAAATCCGDEKWGDWRPHLAMVLSNLTHTVDLDMRTIATMGDTLSSKGLVDAAHFCYLMAQVGLGVFTKKSTKIVLIGSNHSLPFEKFCSSEAIQRTEAYEYAQSLGSQPLCLPNFQVFKFIYACRLAETGLCAQAFHYCEVISRALLTQSHYHSVEFIGQLIEMSARLRFYDPQLKEKPEQELFLEPDWLLHLRQLDRQIQGGEITFRDRGTPQLYPCSSPSSEEPPTPPNASTHTPDSSNPLMATLMPGAPVPAVQLMPPAPATILQEGAPSVAQSPDAGGFYPTVPTPAVPMPAVPMFSTTYQPDSNSPHAGPPLTNSEQMTPQIPGQVPGQMAPPMPGHMPGQMPGHMPGQVPGQMPGQMPGQMPGQHPPQMPGQMPPQMQGQMSQPMPGQMPGYMPGQMPGQMSHPMPGQMPPQMPGEGHAPPSPQMPPSQPPQMDFFDHMAHLGTGRRSRTTSQSSMHMGPGRRSRTTSESSNHSTGRERSSSLVNQGSPPPPPIPEAPPAQEASKKNKKESPKKGGGWFTWLYSKKNEAHLPDDKHKSIVWDEKKQKWVNQDEPEEEYKPPPPPPSSFPKMAPAAGPGPGPGPGPGARPGSGPPVNMFSRRAGTKSRYVDVLNPGRGGVGGAPAPMPAPMPADLFAPLAPMPIPPNLFTPNAAEEPQPAEGNTADGVNQSQPQMFNPTLLPQCPEGSQSGELSRSSSMSSLSREVSQHLNQQAPPAGGVTFYNPAQFAQAPVPTRVGGRLGGQREYPTLK, via the exons TACAGAACTACTTCCAGCCGACCAGTGACCACTCGCAGCCTTTCCCGCCGCCTCCCCCTGGCCCCTCGCCACACATGCATCAGCAGAACATGGGCCTGCCTGTACACTTTCTCCCGCAGCACCAGAACTCCGCGTCTTTTGAGGCCCAGGGCTATTTAAGCCAACCCCTTCCCCAGGCCGAGGCCGTGCCCTACAGCCAACCCTCTGACACCGGAACCCTGGGCATGTTCTTTCGCAGCAATGATGTGGAGAACATCGAGACGCCGTCTGGAGACGCGCAGGTCAACGGGGTCTCTCACCTGCCACACGCTCCGGAGCCGGTCCAGCTCGGGGCTGCCGCCGGCGCGACGGCAGGCGCCCAGTTCGACACCGTGGAGAACTTGGAGTGCGTCCCGAACCTGGAGGTGCTTCCGAACGAGCCCCTGCCGCACCCGTACGAGACCGGACCCAACCTGGAGACCCCGGATCAGGTCCCACGGCCTGCGCGCTCCGCTAGCGTCTCGTCGTGCCACAGCAACGTCAGCCACCACAGCGGGCGCCACCAGAGTGGCGTCATGGGCACCTTCATCCAGCAGGAGAGCGCCCGGCCCCTGGATACTGGGGCATCGCCCTCGGCCGGGTATTTCGAGCAGATCGACTCGGCCCCCTCCGGTGAGGCGTGCGCCTTCCCCACCCCGAGCCCGCCCAAGCCAGTGGGAGTGTTCCAGTCGAGCGCCAACTCCTCGTTCGAGCCTGTGCGCTCGCACTCGACACACCCGGTCGCGCAGATGCAGCCGGTGGCCGACCGCGCACGCGTAGTGATGGAGAGGTCAGACAGTATCACCACCGCTGTCGCCCCCACCGACACGCTGCCGGGCAACCTTGAGCAGCCGCCGGACGACCAGGAGACCCAGTTCCTGCCCGGGAGTGTCGCCGTGGTGGCCGGGGATCGCGGCCAGCCAGGGCTGAACAGACCGGCGCCGAGACGCCTGTGCGACAGTCCCGCCACCACGCTCTGGGCGCCCAACAACTCGGCCAACCTCAGTGGGAACATCCTGCTGGCCCCCGCCGCCCCTCCCTTAGCCGTCTCGTTGGTCACTGCGGCGCCAGCCGAGGTCATCCAGCCCCCCGAGGACGGTCCCCTGGACCTGCAGCACGCCAACCGACAGCCGGCAcagccgccaccaccaccaccctcggAGAACCTGGAGAACCCGCCTGATCATGGCCTTCTGAGCCTGGCCCCCCAG GTTACCAAAGATGCCCAGCAGGGCACGCAGGGAGAGGGCGATGGTTTTGCCATCACTGAGCGTGGCGCCCATCCACCCAGCGTGCCCATGGGTGTTGCCCAGCCAGCGCCCACGCTGCCGGCAGCTGCCGCCCAGCAGCCTCCCCTGCCACGGACAACCTCAGCCACAGCCATCGCCACAGCCATGCCCTCAGCAGTGCCTGCAGGGGTGCCCGCGGCTGTGCCCACACCTACCCCAGAGCCAGCTCCGACTATGCCTCCACCTGCTATGCCTCCACCTGCTGCCCCTCCTGGAGGTCCTGCTCCCCTGCCCCCACCCTATGGCGACCCGGCTCGTCCTCCGTCGGTGGCAGGTGGCGTCCCTTCTTACGGGCCACCCCATCCACAGGCTCAACCCATGCCCGGCCCCGGAGGATACTACGGCGCAGGCTACCCAGAGTACTACGACGGCAGAGGACAGTATCCTGTGCCGGCCTATCCGATGCATGACCCCAGAGCCCAGCCATATCAGCAG GATGACCCATATCGCAGGGCTGACCCACGGTACGGCCGCTATGAGGCAGAGAGGCAACCCGAGAGACCCAGCTCCCGCTCCAGCCAGTACTCCGAGAGGTCCCACTCCAG CAGGCAGGGCTATGAAGAATACCAGGCCCCCCCTCCTAGGAATGCCCAAGATGAATACTATGCCGAGTACTACAAGAAGCAGCAGTATGATTATG aacGGAGTCGTTGGTATGATCCAAATGCTGCCTATGACCCTCGCTACAGAGGATACTATGATCAGGCATCGTACAACTGGTACAATTACAACCCTGAGGCCTATCGCAGGGGAGAAAACTACAACTACAACTATGGTCAACAGTACCTGAACAG CAGTAAACGTGAGGGCTATGACGACCCGTGGCGTTACTACCCCGGTTATGACACCAGCTTCGAGGAAGACTACCGGCGGCAGCGCGACCCCTATGGTGACGAGTTTGACCGGCGGAGCGTTGGCAGTGAGCGCTCCTCGCACAGTGTCCACTCGCACAGCTCGCGCGCACAGAGCCGCAGGAACAGCTTCAGCTCACACtcacagcag AGTCAGGTGTACAGGAGCCAGCCTGACCTGGTTGCGGCGACCTATGACCCCACCATGTCTGGCCTGCCCCTGGATTACTCCAGCTACAGTCAGTATCCCACACAGCAGGATACGCAGCAGTACACCGACACAAACAGCTGGCCCTCCATTGAGCAAC CACCCCCACGACCCCTGACACCAGAGAAGTACTCTGTTCCCCACCGCTGTGCGCGGTTTGGTGCTGCCGGTCAACTGATCATAGTCCAGCCCAACATGCCTTCGGCTGGCCAGCCGGCCCTCATTGAAGTGCACAACATGGAG ACGCTGATGCAGGATTCTCCGGAGCAGACAGAGCTGCGTGCATTCCCCGGACCTCTCATCAA gGAGGAGACGCATAAAGTGGATGTTATCAAGTTTGCCCAAAACAAGGCCATGGAGTGCATGCGCAGTGATAACCTTATTGACAAGTATTCCGCCTGCCTTATCTGGGAGTTCATCACCTTGATGTGCCGACAAAATGGG ACCGTTGTGGGCACAGACATTGCTGACCTCCTGCTTCGCGAGCACCGCTCGGTGTGGCTGCCCGGCAAGTCTCCCAACGAGGCCAACCTGATCGACTTCACCAACGAAGCCCTGGAGCAGCCTGAGGAGGCGGAGCAGGGCGCACTCTCCCTCATCTCCGACACCTTTATGAGTGTGCCTGAAAACATCGGCAAGGAGACGGAGCGCTTCCGCGAGCTGCTGCTGTTCGGACGCAAAAAG GATGCCCTGGAGTCAGCCATGAAGAACGGTTTGTGGGGTCATGCTTTGCTGTTGGCCAGTAAGATGGACAGCAGGACTCACGCCAGAGTCATGACCAG GTTTGCCAACAGTTTACCCATCAATGACCCACTTCAGACTGTTTACCAGCTCATGTCTGGTAGGATGCCAGCTGCAGCTACA TGTTGCGGTGATGAGAAGTGGGGCGACTGGCGCCCCCACTTGGCCATGGTGCTGTCCAACCTCACCCACACGGTGGACCTGGACATGCGCACCATCGCCACCATGGGCGACACGCTGT CCTCCAAGGGACTGGTGGATGCGGCTCACTTCTGCTACCTGATGGCTCAGGTGGGGCTGGGAGTGTTCACCAAGAAGAGCACCAAGATCGTGCTGATTGGCTCCAACCACAG cTTGCCGTTTGAGAAGTTCTGCTCGTCCGAGGCCATCCAGCGCACGGAGGCGTACGAGTATGCCCAGTCCCTGGGCTCTCAGCCACTCTGCCTGCCCAACTTccag GTGTTCAAGTTCATCTATGCGTGCCGCCTTGCTGAGACTGGGCTCTGTGCCCAGGCTTTCCATTACTGCGAGGTCATCAGCCGAGCTCTGCTGACACAGTCACACTACCACTCAGTGGAGTTCATCGGCCAGCTcatagag ATGTCTGCTCGGCTGCGGTTCTATGACCCTCAGCTGAAGGAGAAGCCCGAGCAGGAGCTCTTCCTAGAGCCGGACTGGCTGCTGCACCTGCGGCAGCTGGACAGACAGATCCAG GGAGGGGAGATCACGTTCAGGGACCGGGGGACGCCCCAGCTCTACCCCTGCTCCTCCCCCAGCTCTGAGGAGCCCCCTACCCCGCCTAACGCATCCACCCACACCCCCGACTCCTCCAACCCGCTGATGGCCACTCTCATGCCCGGGGCTCCAGTGCCTGCTGTCCAGCTCATGCCACCag CGCCAGCAACCATTCTGCAGGAAGGTGCGCCCTCTGTAGCCCAGAGCCCCGACGCAGGCGGCTTCTATCCGACCGTGCCCACGCCAGCCGTGCCCATGCCAGCCGTGCCCATGTTCTCCACCACCTACCAGCCAGACAGCAACTCACCACACGCTGGACCCCCACTAACAAACTCTGAGCAGATGACTCCTCAGATACCCGGTCAAGTACCTGGTCAAATGGCCCCTCCTATGCCAGGGCACATGCCAGGGCAGATGCCAGGCCACATGCCGGGTCAGGTGCCGGGTCAGATGCCGGGTCAAATGCCAGGCCAAATGCCAGGACAACATCCCCCTCAGATGCCCGGGCAGATGCCGCCTCAAATGCAGGGGCAGATGTCTCAGCCTATGCCTGGGCAAATGCCAGGATACATGCCTGGGCAAATGCCAGGGCAGATGTCTCATCCTATGCCCGGTCAGATGCCTCCACAGATGCCTGGAGAAGGGCATGCTCCACCCTCTCCTCAGATGCCTCCCTCACAGCCTCCCCAGATGGACTTCTTCGACCACATGGCTCACCTG GGTACGGGCAGGAGATCCAGGACCACCTCGCAGTCTTCTATGCATATG GGGCCAGGCCGTCGTTCGCGGACAACATCCGAGTCGTCCAACCACTCGACCGGACGTGAGCGAAGCAGCTCATTGGTTAACCAGGgctctccccccccaccccctatcCCAGAGGCGCCGCCTGCACAGGAAGCTTCTAAGAAAAACAAGAAAGAGTCACCAAAAAAg GGCGGTGGATGGTTCACTTGGCTTTACTCAAAGAAGAATGAAGCCCACCTCCCTGATGACAAACATAAATCT ATCGTCTGGGACGAGAAAAAGCAGAAATGGGTGAATCAGGATGAgccggaggaggag TATAAGCCCCCTCCTCCACCGCCATCCAGTTTTCCCAAGATGGCTCCAGCCGCAGGGCCTGGTCCTGGACCTGGTCCCGGTCCTGGCGCCAGACCAGGCTCTGGGCCACCGGTCAACATGTTCTCCAGGAGAGCTG gcACCAAGAGCCGCTATGTGGACGTGTTGAACCCAGGCAGAGGGGGTGTTGGTGGTGCGCCTGCTCCCATGCCTGCTCCTATGCCGGCTGACCTTTTCGCTCCTCTTGCCCCTATGCCCATACCACCCAACCTATTTACCCCAAATgcag CTGAAGAACCACAGCCAGCAGAGGGAAACACAGCTGATGGTGTGAACCAGAGTCAGCCTCAG atgtTTAATCCCACTCTGCTGCCTCAGTGTCCAGAGGGATCTCAGTCTGGGGAG CTGTCCAGATCTAGTTCAATGAGTTCTTTATCACGTGAAGTGAGTCAGCACTTAAATCAG CAGGCCCCACCAGCTGGAGGCGTTACCTTCTATAACCCCGCCCAATTTGCACAG GCTCCAGTGCCCACGCGTGTCGGGGGACGCCTGGGTGGACAGAGAGAGTACCCCACCCTCAAGTGA
- the sec16a gene encoding protein transport protein Sec16A isoform X9, with protein sequence MQPPPRKTPPNAVGGPPPTSGPNAFRRNRPHKHGAAAAAAAAAASASMATAPPTQPMTDPFAFGRQAMPPMASNTPPPSSNHLPMQPPNAAAFTQNSLLLQSAPPSASGVSVFTPQPPPTEQAYFNSREPPAYVSHNSPPDPPQAASPPMQSGPFQPQASQPSPWMYDHGSRPPSVQNYFQPTSDHSQPFPPPPPGPSPHMHQQNMGLPVHFLPQHQNSASFEAQGYLSQPLPQAEAVPYSQPSDTGTLGMFFRSNDVENIETPSGDAQVNGVSHLPHAPEPVQLGAAAGATAGAQFDTVENLECVPNLEVLPNEPLPHPYETGPNLETPDQVPRPARSASVSSCHSNVSHHSGRHQSGVMGTFIQQESARPLDTGASPSAGYFEQIDSAPSGEACAFPTPSPPKPVGVFQSSANSSFEPVRSHSTHPVAQMQPVADRARVVMERSDSITTAVAPTDTLPGNLEQPPDDQETQFLPGSVAVVAGDRGQPGLNRPAPRRLCDSPATTLWAPNNSANLSGNILLAPAAPPLAVSLVTAAPAEVIQPPEDGPLDLQHANRQPAQPPPPPPSENLENPPDHGLLSLAPQASLGYASLLVSTPPAEALNQSVLIAPPSSNYSVIPPAQGLAYAYPNSLAEMPLPARPPSLANPQSPLAANQPPIFPQGSRNFPPNQSPLNLALETKEAAKPLPLVNNNQSLRGDSQSTPPVNSQALPSSSAANQNQPSNYALLDFSMHQSLSSNQAPTPPQPQLPNPAAQVGNAPGSGFYLQVTKDAQQGTQGEGDGFAITERGAHPPSVPMGVAQPAPTLPAAAAQQPPLPRTTSATAIATAMPSAVPAGVPAAVPTPTPEPAPTMPPPAMPPPAAPPGGPAPLPPPYGDPARPPSVAGGVPSYGPPHPQAQPMPGPGGYYGAGYPEYYDGRGQYPVPAYPMHDPRAQPYQQDDPYRRADPRYGRYEAERQPERPSSRSSQYSERSHSSRQGYEEYQAPPPRNAQDEYYAEYYKKQQYDYERSRWYDPNAAYDPRYRGYYDQASYNWYNYNPEAYRRGENYNYNYGQQYLNSSKREGYDDPWRYYPGYDTSFEEDYRRQRDPYGDEFDRRSVGSERSSHSVHSHSSRAQSRRNSFSSHSQQSQVYRSQPDLVAATYDPTMSGLPLDYSSYSQYPTQQDTQQYTDTNSWPSIEQPPPRPLTPEKYSVPHRCARFGAAGQLIIVQPNMPSAGQPALIEVHNMETLMQDSPEQTELRAFPGPLIKEETHKVDVIKFAQNKAMECMRSDNLIDKYSACLIWEFITLMCRQNGTVVGTDIADLLLREHRSVWLPGKSPNEANLIDFTNEALEQPEEAEQGALSLISDTFMSVPENIGKETERFRELLLFGRKKDALESAMKNGLWGHALLLASKMDSRTHARVMTRFANSLPINDPLQTVYQLMSGRMPAAATCCGDEKWGDWRPHLAMVLSNLTHTVDLDMRTIATMGDTLSSKGLVDAAHFCYLMAQVGLGVFTKKSTKIVLIGSNHSLPFEKFCSSEAIQRTEAYEYAQSLGSQPLCLPNFQVFKFIYACRLAETGLCAQAFHYCEVISRALLTQSHYHSVEFIGQLIEMSARLRFYDPQLKEKPEQELFLEPDWLLHLRQLDRQIQGGEITFRDRGTPQLYPCSSPSSEEPPTPPNASTHTPDSSNPLMATLMPGAPVPAVQLMPPAPATILQEGAPSVAQSPDAGGFYPTVPTPAVPMPAVPMFSTTYQPDSNSPHAGPPLTNSEQMTPQIPGQVPGQMAPPMPGHMPGQMPGHMPGQVPGQMPGQMPGQMPGQHPPQMPGQMPPQMQGQMSQPMPGQMPGYMPGQMPGQMSHPMPGQMPPQMPGEGHAPPSPQMPPSQPPQMDFFDHMAHLVRTP encoded by the exons TACAGAACTACTTCCAGCCGACCAGTGACCACTCGCAGCCTTTCCCGCCGCCTCCCCCTGGCCCCTCGCCACACATGCATCAGCAGAACATGGGCCTGCCTGTACACTTTCTCCCGCAGCACCAGAACTCCGCGTCTTTTGAGGCCCAGGGCTATTTAAGCCAACCCCTTCCCCAGGCCGAGGCCGTGCCCTACAGCCAACCCTCTGACACCGGAACCCTGGGCATGTTCTTTCGCAGCAATGATGTGGAGAACATCGAGACGCCGTCTGGAGACGCGCAGGTCAACGGGGTCTCTCACCTGCCACACGCTCCGGAGCCGGTCCAGCTCGGGGCTGCCGCCGGCGCGACGGCAGGCGCCCAGTTCGACACCGTGGAGAACTTGGAGTGCGTCCCGAACCTGGAGGTGCTTCCGAACGAGCCCCTGCCGCACCCGTACGAGACCGGACCCAACCTGGAGACCCCGGATCAGGTCCCACGGCCTGCGCGCTCCGCTAGCGTCTCGTCGTGCCACAGCAACGTCAGCCACCACAGCGGGCGCCACCAGAGTGGCGTCATGGGCACCTTCATCCAGCAGGAGAGCGCCCGGCCCCTGGATACTGGGGCATCGCCCTCGGCCGGGTATTTCGAGCAGATCGACTCGGCCCCCTCCGGTGAGGCGTGCGCCTTCCCCACCCCGAGCCCGCCCAAGCCAGTGGGAGTGTTCCAGTCGAGCGCCAACTCCTCGTTCGAGCCTGTGCGCTCGCACTCGACACACCCGGTCGCGCAGATGCAGCCGGTGGCCGACCGCGCACGCGTAGTGATGGAGAGGTCAGACAGTATCACCACCGCTGTCGCCCCCACCGACACGCTGCCGGGCAACCTTGAGCAGCCGCCGGACGACCAGGAGACCCAGTTCCTGCCCGGGAGTGTCGCCGTGGTGGCCGGGGATCGCGGCCAGCCAGGGCTGAACAGACCGGCGCCGAGACGCCTGTGCGACAGTCCCGCCACCACGCTCTGGGCGCCCAACAACTCGGCCAACCTCAGTGGGAACATCCTGCTGGCCCCCGCCGCCCCTCCCTTAGCCGTCTCGTTGGTCACTGCGGCGCCAGCCGAGGTCATCCAGCCCCCCGAGGACGGTCCCCTGGACCTGCAGCACGCCAACCGACAGCCGGCAcagccgccaccaccaccaccctcggAGAACCTGGAGAACCCGCCTGATCATGGCCTTCTGAGCCTGGCCCCCCAGGCAAGTCTGGGCTACGCTTCGCTGCTCGTGTCCACTCCCCCTGCCGAGGCGCTGAACCAATCTGTGCTGATCGCACCACCTTCCTCCAATTACAGTGTGATTCCCCCGGCGCAAGGCCTGGCCTACGCTTACCCCAACAGCTTAGCGGAGATGCCTCTGCCGGCACGCCCACCATCTCTGGCCAATCCACAGTCGCCTCTCGCAGCCAATCAGCCGCCGATTTTCCCTCAAGGTTCCAGAAATTTCCCCCCTAATCAGAGTCCACTGAACTTGGCGCTAGAGACCAAGGAAGCTGCCAAGCCCCTCCCTCTGGTCAACAACAACCAGTCACTGCGAGGGGACAGTCAATCCACACCACCTGTTAATTCCCAAGCTTTACCTTCTTCCTctgcagccaatcagaatcagccttcaaATTACGCACTACTTGATTTCTCTATGCACCAATCGCTAAGCTCCAATCAGGCACCGACTCCGCCCCAGCCGCAGCTGCCCAATCCAGCAGCACAGGTGGGTAACGCCCCCGGTTCCGGTTTCTACCTGCAGGTTACCAAAGATGCCCAGCAGGGCACGCAGGGAGAGGGCGATGGTTTTGCCATCACTGAGCGTGGCGCCCATCCACCCAGCGTGCCCATGGGTGTTGCCCAGCCAGCGCCCACGCTGCCGGCAGCTGCCGCCCAGCAGCCTCCCCTGCCACGGACAACCTCAGCCACAGCCATCGCCACAGCCATGCCCTCAGCAGTGCCTGCAGGGGTGCCCGCGGCTGTGCCCACACCTACCCCAGAGCCAGCTCCGACTATGCCTCCACCTGCTATGCCTCCACCTGCTGCCCCTCCTGGAGGTCCTGCTCCCCTGCCCCCACCCTATGGCGACCCGGCTCGTCCTCCGTCGGTGGCAGGTGGCGTCCCTTCTTACGGGCCACCCCATCCACAGGCTCAACCCATGCCCGGCCCCGGAGGATACTACGGCGCAGGCTACCCAGAGTACTACGACGGCAGAGGACAGTATCCTGTGCCGGCCTATCCGATGCATGACCCCAGAGCCCAGCCATATCAGCAG GATGACCCATATCGCAGGGCTGACCCACGGTACGGCCGCTATGAGGCAGAGAGGCAACCCGAGAGACCCAGCTCCCGCTCCAGCCAGTACTCCGAGAGGTCCCACTCCAG CAGGCAGGGCTATGAAGAATACCAGGCCCCCCCTCCTAGGAATGCCCAAGATGAATACTATGCCGAGTACTACAAGAAGCAGCAGTATGATTATG aacGGAGTCGTTGGTATGATCCAAATGCTGCCTATGACCCTCGCTACAGAGGATACTATGATCAGGCATCGTACAACTGGTACAATTACAACCCTGAGGCCTATCGCAGGGGAGAAAACTACAACTACAACTATGGTCAACAGTACCTGAACAG CAGTAAACGTGAGGGCTATGACGACCCGTGGCGTTACTACCCCGGTTATGACACCAGCTTCGAGGAAGACTACCGGCGGCAGCGCGACCCCTATGGTGACGAGTTTGACCGGCGGAGCGTTGGCAGTGAGCGCTCCTCGCACAGTGTCCACTCGCACAGCTCGCGCGCACAGAGCCGCAGGAACAGCTTCAGCTCACACtcacagcag AGTCAGGTGTACAGGAGCCAGCCTGACCTGGTTGCGGCGACCTATGACCCCACCATGTCTGGCCTGCCCCTGGATTACTCCAGCTACAGTCAGTATCCCACACAGCAGGATACGCAGCAGTACACCGACACAAACAGCTGGCCCTCCATTGAGCAAC CACCCCCACGACCCCTGACACCAGAGAAGTACTCTGTTCCCCACCGCTGTGCGCGGTTTGGTGCTGCCGGTCAACTGATCATAGTCCAGCCCAACATGCCTTCGGCTGGCCAGCCGGCCCTCATTGAAGTGCACAACATGGAG ACGCTGATGCAGGATTCTCCGGAGCAGACAGAGCTGCGTGCATTCCCCGGACCTCTCATCAA gGAGGAGACGCATAAAGTGGATGTTATCAAGTTTGCCCAAAACAAGGCCATGGAGTGCATGCGCAGTGATAACCTTATTGACAAGTATTCCGCCTGCCTTATCTGGGAGTTCATCACCTTGATGTGCCGACAAAATGGG ACCGTTGTGGGCACAGACATTGCTGACCTCCTGCTTCGCGAGCACCGCTCGGTGTGGCTGCCCGGCAAGTCTCCCAACGAGGCCAACCTGATCGACTTCACCAACGAAGCCCTGGAGCAGCCTGAGGAGGCGGAGCAGGGCGCACTCTCCCTCATCTCCGACACCTTTATGAGTGTGCCTGAAAACATCGGCAAGGAGACGGAGCGCTTCCGCGAGCTGCTGCTGTTCGGACGCAAAAAG GATGCCCTGGAGTCAGCCATGAAGAACGGTTTGTGGGGTCATGCTTTGCTGTTGGCCAGTAAGATGGACAGCAGGACTCACGCCAGAGTCATGACCAG GTTTGCCAACAGTTTACCCATCAATGACCCACTTCAGACTGTTTACCAGCTCATGTCTGGTAGGATGCCAGCTGCAGCTACA TGTTGCGGTGATGAGAAGTGGGGCGACTGGCGCCCCCACTTGGCCATGGTGCTGTCCAACCTCACCCACACGGTGGACCTGGACATGCGCACCATCGCCACCATGGGCGACACGCTGT CCTCCAAGGGACTGGTGGATGCGGCTCACTTCTGCTACCTGATGGCTCAGGTGGGGCTGGGAGTGTTCACCAAGAAGAGCACCAAGATCGTGCTGATTGGCTCCAACCACAG cTTGCCGTTTGAGAAGTTCTGCTCGTCCGAGGCCATCCAGCGCACGGAGGCGTACGAGTATGCCCAGTCCCTGGGCTCTCAGCCACTCTGCCTGCCCAACTTccag GTGTTCAAGTTCATCTATGCGTGCCGCCTTGCTGAGACTGGGCTCTGTGCCCAGGCTTTCCATTACTGCGAGGTCATCAGCCGAGCTCTGCTGACACAGTCACACTACCACTCAGTGGAGTTCATCGGCCAGCTcatagag ATGTCTGCTCGGCTGCGGTTCTATGACCCTCAGCTGAAGGAGAAGCCCGAGCAGGAGCTCTTCCTAGAGCCGGACTGGCTGCTGCACCTGCGGCAGCTGGACAGACAGATCCAG GGAGGGGAGATCACGTTCAGGGACCGGGGGACGCCCCAGCTCTACCCCTGCTCCTCCCCCAGCTCTGAGGAGCCCCCTACCCCGCCTAACGCATCCACCCACACCCCCGACTCCTCCAACCCGCTGATGGCCACTCTCATGCCCGGGGCTCCAGTGCCTGCTGTCCAGCTCATGCCACCag CGCCAGCAACCATTCTGCAGGAAGGTGCGCCCTCTGTAGCCCAGAGCCCCGACGCAGGCGGCTTCTATCCGACCGTGCCCACGCCAGCCGTGCCCATGCCAGCCGTGCCCATGTTCTCCACCACCTACCAGCCAGACAGCAACTCACCACACGCTGGACCCCCACTAACAAACTCTGAGCAGATGACTCCTCAGATACCCGGTCAAGTACCTGGTCAAATGGCCCCTCCTATGCCAGGGCACATGCCAGGGCAGATGCCAGGCCACATGCCGGGTCAGGTGCCGGGTCAGATGCCGGGTCAAATGCCAGGCCAAATGCCAGGACAACATCCCCCTCAGATGCCCGGGCAGATGCCGCCTCAAATGCAGGGGCAGATGTCTCAGCCTATGCCTGGGCAAATGCCAGGATACATGCCTGGGCAAATGCCAGGGCAGATGTCTCATCCTATGCCCGGTCAGATGCCTCCACAGATGCCTGGAGAAGGGCATGCTCCACCCTCTCCTCAGATGCCTCCCTCACAGCCTCCCCAGATGGACTTCTTCGACCACATGGCTCACCTGGTACGGACaccgtaa